Within the Maridesulfovibrio zosterae DSM 11974 genome, the region TGTAGGAGTTGGAAAAGCAATAGTTCCGGGATTAATTGATTTTTTCATTGTAAATTCCTTTTAAAAATTAATAATATTTAAATGATTATTTAATAGCGTCTGCAATATGGCGGGCTTTAATTTTACCAATATATTCACCACCGATACCTATATTCGTATCTTCGTACTCTTGCAAGATTACGGTAAATGACTGAATCGGAATACCACTTATTGCACTCGCCGTTGCTGAAAGTTTATTAATCATTTCTAATTTCGTTTTCTCATCCATTTTACCAGACGCATAAGTAATTACCGGCATTTATCTTCTCCTGATTTTTCAAGCACAGACCAATATGTAAACTCCGGTTTCTCTTCAAGCATTGCGGCGACTGCATCCTGTGCTTTCCGCATCACGGCGCTATCAATATGAAGACGAAATGATGCTTCAGAAGTAAAATGACCGTACATCATAAAAATTAAAGGATTCTCCTTATCCTGATGCAGGCTATAAAGAATCACCCCTTCCTGACCATCACAATCCCGTACAGTCTGCCTGAGAACATCCCTTAATACATTTTCAAAGCCTGTTCTGGCCTTAAAGTGTACACTTATTACATATAGATCCCTGCACTGCATTTTTTAGCCTTTATGCCTTTCCGAATATTCCCTCAATATTTAGCTGTCGTCAGCCTCAACCACCAATTTATGAGTTTATAACTCTAAAAACATATAAGTTACATCAGCAATAAGTTTGAATATATGCAGAGAACTTATCATTTTTTAATATGAAAAAAATACAACATTTATCGTATACACAAAAAAAAGGAAAGACCTCAACTGTCTTTCCCTTTAAATATTAATCACCAACAGGACTATAAAGATGCTATTCCCTCGCGCAAAGCGTATAAAGTTGCTTCAACCCTGTTTGCTAAATGCAATTTAGATAAAATACTTGTCATATGTGTTCGTATTGTTGCTTCACTGACAAATAATTCTGCTGCTATTGCCTTATTACTTTTACCTTTAGCTACCAGCTGCAATGTCTCAACTTCACGCGGAGTGAGAGGATCAGGTGTCGGTTCTGCATTTTCAGAGGGATGAGAAAGTTCTGAAAGCACTTTACGGGCGATATCAGGAGCAAGTGAAGGTTCACCGCGATGCACACGGCGAATAGCTTCAAGAAGTTCATCCGGGGTTGAATCTTTGAGCAGATACCC harbors:
- a CDS encoding tautomerase family protein translates to MPVITYASGKMDEKTKLEMINKLSATASAISGIPIQSFTVILQEYEDTNIGIGGEYIGKIKARHIADAIK
- a CDS encoding putative quinol monooxygenase gives rise to the protein MQCRDLYVISVHFKARTGFENVLRDVLRQTVRDCDGQEGVILYSLHQDKENPLIFMMYGHFTSEASFRLHIDSAVMRKAQDAVAAMLEEKPEFTYWSVLEKSGEDKCR
- a CDS encoding response regulator, whose translation is MSDTIRVLLVDDHDIVRIGVRSFLSSFDDIDVVGEAANGQEAVEFTAQFSPDIILMDMLMPVMDGIQAIREIRDRKLGGRVIALTSFATDDKLFPAIKSGAMGYLLKDSTPDELLEAIRRVHRGEPSLAPDIARKVLSELSHPSENAEPTPDPLTPREVETLQLVAKGKSNKAIAAELFVSEATIRTHMTSILSKLHLANRVEATLYALREGIASL